A DNA window from Acinetobacter sp. 10FS3-1 contains the following coding sequences:
- a CDS encoding YfhL family 4Fe-4S dicluster ferredoxin, with product MALLITDKCINCDMCLAECPNEAIYEGDKIYEIDVNRCTECVGFYEHQTCVDVCPIECIIPYPEHRETAEQLLQKFKGLNLFNA from the coding sequence ATGGCACTACTGATTACCGATAAATGTATCAATTGCGATATGTGTTTAGCAGAATGTCCGAATGAAGCGATTTATGAGGGTGACAAAATCTATGAAATTGATGTCAACCGTTGTACAGAATGTGTCGGTTTTTACGAGCATCAGACCTGTGTGGATGTGTGCCCAATTGAATGCATCATTCCATATCCTGAACACCGTGAAACAGCGGAACAGTTGCTACAAAAGTTTAAGGGCTTAAACCTGTTTAATGCCTAA
- the yegQ gene encoding tRNA 5-hydroxyuridine modification protein YegQ, whose protein sequence is MSITTVTELLSPAGSLKNMRYAFAYGADAVYAGQPRYSLRVRNNEFDHDNLAIGIQEAHELGKKFYVVVNIQPHNSKLKSFIRDLEPVVAMQPDALIMSDPGLIMLVREHFPHMDIHLSVQANAVNWATVKFWKMMGLTRVILSRELSIEEIAEIKQQVPDMEIEVFVHGALCMAYSGRCMLSGYMNKRDANQGACTNACRWEYKVLDAKEDETGDVIPVKNLDSGCCSKDADEAHLQTQHQFNEPVLLQRNEEDMFAAEEDEHGTYFMNSKDLRAVQHVERLTKIGVHSLKIEGRTKSYFYCARTAQIYRKAIDDALADKPFDPSLMTQLEGLANRGYTEGFLRRHVHSEYQNYENGSSSFDHQQFCGEVLEHNGDYIKIDVKNRFVVGDSLELMTPQGNITFTLTEMKDKKGNLIEDAKGSGHIVEIPAPADVDMQYALLIRNLPSSTVDISASSLAYRAS, encoded by the coding sequence ATGAGCATCACGACCGTTACAGAACTTCTTTCACCTGCTGGCTCACTCAAAAATATGCGCTACGCTTTTGCTTATGGTGCAGATGCAGTCTATGCAGGACAGCCGCGTTATAGTCTGCGTGTTCGTAACAATGAATTTGATCATGACAATCTTGCGATTGGCATTCAAGAAGCCCATGAACTGGGTAAGAAATTTTATGTGGTGGTCAATATCCAGCCTCACAATTCTAAACTGAAAAGTTTTATCCGTGACTTAGAACCTGTCGTAGCCATGCAGCCAGATGCTCTGATCATGTCGGATCCCGGTCTGATCATGCTGGTACGGGAACATTTTCCGCATATGGATATTCACCTGTCTGTGCAGGCCAATGCCGTGAATTGGGCAACCGTCAAATTCTGGAAGATGATGGGACTCACCCGTGTCATTCTGTCACGTGAACTGTCCATTGAAGAAATCGCAGAAATTAAACAGCAAGTTCCGGATATGGAAATTGAAGTTTTCGTTCATGGGGCATTATGCATGGCCTATTCAGGACGCTGCATGTTATCCGGTTACATGAACAAACGGGATGCCAATCAGGGTGCCTGCACCAATGCCTGCCGCTGGGAATATAAAGTTCTCGATGCCAAGGAAGATGAAACTGGCGATGTCATTCCGGTGAAAAACCTGGATTCAGGCTGCTGCTCCAAAGATGCCGACGAAGCACATCTGCAGACACAACACCAGTTCAATGAGCCAGTGCTGTTACAGCGCAACGAAGAAGACATGTTTGCCGCCGAAGAAGATGAACACGGCACTTACTTTATGAATTCCAAAGATCTGCGTGCCGTACAACATGTCGAACGTCTCACCAAAATTGGTGTACATTCCTTAAAAATTGAAGGTCGGACCAAGTCTTATTTCTACTGTGCGCGTACTGCACAGATTTATCGTAAAGCGATTGATGATGCACTGGCAGACAAACCCTTTGATCCATCACTGATGACTCAGCTTGAAGGTCTGGCGAATCGTGGTTATACCGAAGGTTTCCTGCGCCGCCATGTGCATAGCGAATATCAAAACTATGAGAATGGTTCATCCAGTTTCGATCATCAGCAGTTCTGTGGCGAAGTGCTGGAACATAATGGCGACTACATCAAAATTGATGTAAAGAACCGTTTTGTGGTGGGTGATTCATTGGAGCTGATGACTCCTCAAGGCAACATTACCTTTACTTTAACTGAGATGAAAGACAAAAAAGGTAATCTGATTGAAGATGCCAAAGGCTCAGGTCATATCGTCGAGATTCCGGCCCCAGCAGATGTAGATATGCAATATGCCCTGCTGATCCGTAATCTGCCCAGTTCGACTGTAGACATTTCAGCCTCTTCACTGGCGTATCGGGCGAGTTAA
- a CDS encoding Cd(II)/Pb(II)-responsive transcriptional regulator, which translates to MSLYLISEVAQKAGFSTDTVRFYEKKGLIQPNFRASNQYRYYTEDALKRLIFIKRCRALGMSLKEIEHLIQLEQNPDQDCCAVNQLIDQHLSDVSNKIKELYIFKQQLKALRESCNTPTTIDHCQILKMLEAGETS; encoded by the coding sequence ATGTCTTTATATTTAATTTCAGAAGTCGCCCAAAAAGCCGGTTTCAGCACCGATACCGTTCGCTTTTATGAAAAAAAAGGCCTGATTCAGCCGAATTTTCGAGCAAGCAATCAGTATCGTTATTATACGGAAGATGCTCTTAAACGCTTAATTTTTATCAAGCGTTGTCGTGCCTTAGGTATGTCTCTAAAAGAGATTGAACATCTGATTCAACTAGAACAAAATCCGGATCAGGACTGCTGTGCAGTCAATCAGCTTATCGACCAGCATCTCTCAGATGTTTCTAATAAAATTAAAGAGTTATATATATTTAAGCAGCAATTGAAGGCACTGCGGGAAAGCTGTAATACCCCGACCACTATCGACCATTGCCAGATTTTAAAAATGCTGGAAGCAGGTGAAACTAGCTGA
- a CDS encoding GspE/PulE family protein: MNFDFEIDTGWCLDQLLKDGKIAECDRMRVQTTHRQREQIKWHPLQWIAHFNLVDQSHPQSTLTLNRLCQWLAEKTGLMFYIIDPLKADVQALTHVMSQEYAVRNHILAVEIQADKVLIATDQPYKTEWVSNLEQNISPKKIQRVLLNPEQLQRYITEYYQVSRAVSGSQKSSAYDRENKGVEALLQLGDSQNPDANDQHIVKLVDWVLQFAFEQGASDIHMEPRKDTGKIRFRIDGVLHTIYNMPANTLTAVISRIKILGRMNVAEKRKPQDGRLKTRTPKGQETELRLSTLPTAFGEKLVMRIFDPEVLVRSFQQLGFEEHLLNDWNNLTNHSHGIILVTGPTGSGKTTTLYSTLKQLATEQVNVCTIEDPIEMLEPSFNQMQVNHGIDLGFADGVRALMRQDPDIIMVGEIRDQDTANMAIQAALTGHLVLSTLHTNDAPSSLTRLHDLGGQPFLTAATILGVLAQRLVRKLCPHCKQESFLNEQEWQHLAADYPLPRPEFVFKAVGCEECRHTGYKGRIGIYEFMPLSLATKQLIGADANLNQLRQQAKKEGVEPLRIAGARKILEGVTTLEEVLRVVPLT, from the coding sequence ATGAACTTTGATTTTGAAATTGATACAGGCTGGTGCTTAGACCAGTTATTAAAAGATGGCAAAATAGCTGAATGCGACCGAATGCGGGTTCAGACCACCCATCGCCAGCGTGAGCAGATTAAATGGCATCCTTTGCAATGGATTGCACATTTTAATCTGGTCGATCAGTCTCATCCTCAAAGCACCCTTACATTAAACCGTCTATGTCAGTGGTTGGCAGAAAAAACCGGATTAATGTTCTATATCATCGATCCTTTAAAAGCGGACGTACAGGCATTGACCCATGTTATGTCACAGGAGTATGCCGTACGCAACCATATTTTGGCGGTAGAGATTCAGGCAGACAAAGTCCTGATTGCCACGGATCAGCCTTATAAAACTGAATGGGTGTCGAATCTCGAGCAGAATATTTCCCCGAAAAAAATACAACGGGTACTGCTAAATCCGGAACAGCTACAACGTTATATTACTGAATATTATCAGGTCAGTCGCGCTGTCAGCGGCTCACAGAAATCATCAGCCTATGACCGGGAAAATAAAGGCGTAGAAGCCTTATTACAGCTGGGCGATTCACAAAACCCGGATGCCAATGACCAGCATATTGTCAAACTGGTAGACTGGGTGCTGCAATTTGCCTTTGAACAGGGCGCCAGTGATATTCACATGGAGCCGCGCAAAGATACGGGCAAGATTCGTTTTCGGATCGATGGTGTACTGCATACCATTTATAACATGCCGGCCAATACACTGACCGCGGTCATTTCCCGGATCAAGATTCTGGGACGGATGAATGTGGCGGAAAAACGCAAGCCTCAGGATGGCCGCCTGAAAACCCGGACACCCAAAGGACAGGAAACTGAACTGCGTCTGTCAACTTTGCCGACGGCATTTGGTGAAAAACTGGTAATGCGTATTTTCGATCCAGAAGTGCTGGTCAGGAGTTTTCAGCAACTCGGTTTTGAAGAGCATTTGCTCAATGACTGGAATAATCTGACCAACCACAGTCATGGCATTATTCTGGTGACCGGGCCAACGGGTTCCGGTAAAACCACCACCTTATATTCAACCTTGAAGCAGCTGGCGACGGAGCAGGTGAATGTCTGCACCATTGAAGATCCGATCGAGATGCTGGAGCCGAGCTTTAACCAGATGCAGGTCAATCACGGCATCGATCTGGGGTTTGCGGACGGGGTGCGTGCACTGATGCGTCAGGACCCTGACATTATCATGGTGGGGGAGATCCGTGATCAGGACACTGCCAATATGGCGATTCAGGCGGCACTGACCGGTCATTTGGTACTGTCTACCTTGCATACCAATGATGCACCGTCGAGTCTGACCCGTTTGCACGATCTGGGGGGGCAACCCTTTCTGACTGCCGCAACGATCCTGGGGGTTCTAGCCCAACGTCTGGTGCGTAAGCTCTGCCCACACTGCAAGCAGGAAAGTTTCCTGAATGAGCAGGAGTGGCAACATCTGGCAGCCGATTATCCTCTGCCGCGACCAGAATTCGTCTTTAAAGCGGTGGGCTGCGAAGAATGCCGGCATACCGGTTATAAAGGCCGTATCGGGATTTATGAGTTTATGCCACTGAGTCTGGCCACTAAACAGCTGATTGGTGCCGATGCGAACCTGAACCAGTTGCGTCAGCAGGCGAAAAAGGAAGGGGTAGAGCCGCTCAGAATTGCCGGGGCGCGTAAGATTCTGGAAGGTGTGACCACACTGGAAGAAGTCCTCAGAGTCGTGCCTTTAACTTAA
- the tsaA gene encoding tRNA (N6-threonylcarbamoyladenosine(37)-N6)-methyltransferase TrmO, producing MTGLKMPIIGYMRSPYKEKFGIPRQPNLVQVESYIEMTGPYNDLLAFEGIDAFSHLWLVWQFHANKNQQHNQFRPQVRPPRLGGNKKIGVFATRSMYRPAALGLSVVKLKDVQKVGKDVRVYVTGSDLLDGTPIIDIKPYIQYSDALVDAQSGYAQEEPARKIVIWSDRAEQQKQALLAAQKILPKTFQELEEVLSLDPRPAYQDDEERMYGMKFADLDVKFNFQQSCIVIQEL from the coding sequence ATGACTGGGTTGAAAATGCCGATTATTGGCTATATGCGTTCTCCTTACAAAGAAAAATTTGGTATTCCTCGTCAGCCTAATCTGGTTCAGGTGGAGAGTTATATTGAAATGACTGGCCCTTATAATGACTTGCTGGCATTTGAAGGAATTGACGCATTCAGTCATCTGTGGCTGGTCTGGCAGTTTCATGCGAACAAGAACCAGCAGCATAACCAGTTTCGTCCGCAGGTACGGCCACCGCGTCTGGGAGGGAATAAAAAAATTGGGGTATTTGCGACCCGGAGCATGTATCGTCCCGCAGCACTCGGTTTATCGGTTGTAAAACTGAAAGACGTGCAAAAAGTGGGTAAAGATGTCCGTGTCTATGTTACGGGCAGTGACCTGCTAGATGGGACGCCAATTATTGATATTAAGCCTTATATTCAATATTCGGATGCGTTGGTTGATGCGCAAAGTGGTTATGCCCAGGAAGAACCAGCCCGTAAAATTGTGATCTGGAGTGATAGGGCAGAACAGCAAAAGCAGGCTTTACTGGCGGCTCAAAAAATCTTACCCAAGACTTTTCAAGAGCTGGAGGAGGTATTATCTCTGGACCCAAGGCCCGCCTATCAGGATGATGAAGAACGGATGTATGGAATGAAGTTTGCTGACTTAGATGTGAAGTTTAACTTTCAGCAAAGCTGTATAGTCATACAGGAGCTATAA
- a CDS encoding MgtC/SapB family protein, protein MDFSVVPLNSSGSFQELLTILTSALGCGLLIGLERERHKQREQQPSFAGLRSFALCALLGALCFLFGMNIGLTGALLVGGIVMFSLRNQLQDPGITTELAFMMTYFIGAMCLWNIPLAAGLAVLVTIILMAKHSMHNIAGQWISEAEFRDGILLLALILIALPLTPDKPLWGEVLNPHLILRLLTLILVVQALAHIAKRLLSSKNALMLSSIASGFVSSTATIAHLGLQVRKSKVDAKSNAGAALMSCISTLVLLLVVVGGVSLSWLRILFLPTLVAGVILAACAFLLLRKAKPSSNLESSDSRMFSLKEAVIIAVTLTLIQAGVYGLEQLLGNAGLLAGTLLASLFEIHAAMAGVTVQGDPSNSHLIYALLLGLGAHALAKSVNAALTGGIKFALYFVPVQILHMAVLIALMWWMVF, encoded by the coding sequence ATGGATTTTAGTGTGGTGCCTCTCAATAGCAGCGGTTCTTTTCAGGAACTGCTGACTATCCTCACTTCGGCGCTTGGTTGTGGTTTGCTGATTGGCCTGGAACGTGAGCGGCATAAACAGCGTGAACAGCAGCCTAGCTTTGCCGGATTACGCTCTTTTGCCCTCTGTGCCTTGTTGGGTGCGCTGTGTTTTTTATTTGGCATGAATATTGGTCTGACAGGCGCCCTGTTAGTCGGTGGAATAGTCATGTTTTCCCTTCGGAATCAGCTGCAAGATCCCGGTATTACCACAGAACTGGCCTTTATGATGACCTATTTTATTGGGGCCATGTGCCTGTGGAATATTCCGCTGGCCGCAGGACTGGCGGTCTTGGTCACGATTATTCTGATGGCCAAACACTCCATGCATAATATTGCCGGACAATGGATTAGCGAAGCTGAATTTAGAGATGGCATACTTTTACTGGCACTCATTCTGATTGCTTTACCGCTGACGCCTGATAAGCCCCTATGGGGCGAAGTCCTGAATCCGCATCTGATTTTAAGACTGTTGACTTTGATCTTAGTGGTACAGGCTCTTGCACATATTGCCAAACGCTTATTGTCGAGTAAAAATGCCTTGATGCTGTCGTCTATTGCTTCGGGTTTCGTTTCTAGTACTGCGACTATTGCGCATTTGGGTTTACAGGTACGTAAAAGTAAAGTGGATGCCAAATCGAATGCGGGTGCCGCACTGATGTCCTGTATCTCAACCCTAGTGCTACTGTTGGTTGTGGTGGGGGGTGTATCCTTGAGCTGGCTGAGAATTCTGTTCTTGCCTACCTTGGTCGCTGGGGTCATTCTGGCAGCCTGTGCATTTTTATTACTGCGCAAGGCTAAACCGAGTTCAAATCTGGAATCTTCAGACAGCCGGATGTTTAGCTTAAAGGAAGCAGTAATTATTGCGGTGACTTTAACCCTGATTCAGGCTGGAGTTTATGGACTGGAACAGCTGTTGGGAAATGCCGGCTTACTGGCCGGCACCTTGCTCGCCTCCCTGTTCGAAATTCATGCTGCCATGGCTGGTGTCACCGTTCAAGGAGATCCTTCAAATAGCCACTTGATTTATGCTCTACTTTTGGGACTCGGTGCTCATGCCTTGGCAAAGTCGGTCAATGCGGCGCTGACTGGCGGTATTAAATTTGCCCTGTATTTTGTTCCGGTACAAATCCTGCATATGGCAGTGTTGATTGCTCTGATGTGGTGGATGGTTTTTTAA
- a CDS encoding cation transporter — protein MACSCSHEPAPPKPNSKFRTALWIALFINLAMFVVELIGGTYAHSSALWADALDFFGDAVNYGISLAVLGASLYWRATVALLKGVTMALFGIVVIGKVIYAYLQGIPPEAITMGVIGVAALIANVTTAVILYAFRDGDSNMKSVWLCSRNDAIGNVAVILAAIGVLGTGSLWPDIIVAVIMASLGLTAGYQIVKQAINERKNYTVV, from the coding sequence ATGGCCTGTAGCTGTAGTCATGAACCTGCTCCTCCCAAGCCTAACAGCAAATTTAGAACGGCATTGTGGATTGCCCTGTTCATTAACCTTGCCATGTTCGTGGTGGAGCTGATAGGTGGAACCTATGCACATTCATCGGCATTATGGGCAGATGCGCTGGACTTTTTTGGAGATGCAGTCAATTACGGTATTTCACTTGCGGTATTAGGTGCAAGTCTGTATTGGCGTGCAACCGTTGCACTGCTAAAAGGGGTGACCATGGCCTTATTTGGTATTGTCGTGATTGGCAAGGTGATTTATGCCTATCTTCAGGGTATTCCGCCTGAAGCCATTACGATGGGTGTAATTGGAGTGGCCGCCTTGATTGCCAATGTCACTACCGCAGTGATTCTCTATGCCTTTCGTGATGGGGACTCCAATATGAAATCAGTCTGGCTGTGTAGCCGAAATGATGCGATTGGTAATGTCGCGGTGATTCTGGCTGCAATTGGGGTATTGGGTACAGGCAGTTTATGGCCGGACATCATTGTGGCAGTCATTATGGCCAGTTTAGGATTAACTGCAGGCTATCAGATCGTTAAACAGGCGATCAATGAAAGAAAAAATTATACAGTGGTTTAA
- a CDS encoding ferredoxin--NADP reductase, whose amino-acid sequence MAAFNVEKITHVHHWNDTLFSFKTTRDTALRFKNGQFVMIGLEMNGKPLMRAYSIASANYEEELEFFSIKVPDGPLTSILQKVKVGDEILVSKKPTGTLVLDDLNPGKNLYLLSSGTGLAPFLATIRDPETYERFEKVIVVHGTRFISELAYQDLILNELPNHEFFEELGIREKLVYYPTVTREEYPNQGRVTTAIESGELFEKIGLPRFNPETDRAMLCGSPAFLDDVAALLDQHGLKESPRMGVLGDYVIERAFVEK is encoded by the coding sequence ATGGCTGCTTTTAACGTCGAAAAGATTACTCACGTCCACCACTGGAATGATACTTTATTCTCTTTTAAAACGACTCGCGACACTGCACTGCGTTTTAAAAACGGTCAGTTTGTGATGATCGGCCTTGAAATGAACGGCAAGCCGTTAATGCGTGCATATTCGATTGCAAGCGCAAATTATGAAGAAGAGTTAGAGTTTTTCTCTATTAAAGTACCCGATGGCCCGCTGACCTCGATCCTGCAAAAAGTAAAAGTGGGAGATGAAATTCTGGTGTCTAAAAAGCCGACAGGCACACTGGTTCTGGATGACCTGAACCCGGGTAAAAACCTGTATCTGCTTTCTTCTGGTACAGGGCTTGCACCGTTCCTGGCAACGATTCGAGATCCTGAAACGTATGAGCGTTTTGAAAAAGTTATCGTGGTTCACGGAACCCGCTTCATTTCTGAACTGGCTTATCAGGACCTGATTCTGAACGAACTTCCGAACCATGAGTTCTTTGAAGAGCTGGGTATTCGTGAAAAACTGGTTTATTACCCAACCGTAACCCGTGAAGAATATCCAAACCAGGGCCGCGTAACGACTGCGATTGAAAGCGGTGAGCTGTTTGAAAAAATCGGGCTACCACGTTTCAATCCTGAAACTGACCGCGCGATGCTTTGCGGTAGCCCGGCCTTCCTTGATGATGTTGCCGCACTGCTAGACCAGCATGGCTTAAAAGAATCTCCTCGTATGGGTGTTCTAGGCGATTACGTAATTGAACGTGCTTTTGTGGAAAAATAA